In bacterium, the genomic window TAGAGGGCCGCGGGCGTCGGCGCGGGGAACTCCGACAGGAGCAGAACGACCCGGTTGGCCGACCGGAGCCACAGGTTCGCGCGGTAGCAGAGCGCCATGTCGCCGGAGAAGGCGACGCTTCCGGCGCCCGCAGAGATCTCTTCTCCGCCGAGGGCCGCGATCTCCCCCGCCAGCACGTCTTCCAGTCCCTTGAACGTCGTCGCGAAAAACCGGTGTGTTTGCATGCGAACATCATACGCCGGGGACACTCACGGCGGGGGACACACCTTTCCATAATTGGGGGACACCGGGAGAAAAGTGCAGGAAGACGTAAAGTTTATTGCGGATATTTCCGAAATACAATACGGGGCGGTTCTGAATAAAATTATGTTTTGGAAGAGGGCGGAGATGGAGAAAAATTCCGGGTTTCTCTCACTGGTTTTCGACAACATCTGCGAGAACATCGTGGTCGTGGGCGCGGAAAATTACGAGATTCTCCACGCGAACCACTCTTTTCTTGAGTCGTATGACATTTCCCTGGGAAAAAGTCGGGAAAAACATTGTTATGAGGTAACACACAGGAACGAGAAACCGTGCCACGAGTCCGGAGAGGAGTGCCCGGTCCGCCTGGCGGCGGATACGGGGCGCCCCTCCAAGTGCATACACGTCCATAAGAACAAGGAAGGGGAATCCCGGACTACCCGGCTTTCGGCGTACCCGATCCAGGAGTCCGACGGGACGGTCCGCCGCGTCGTCGAAATCTCCGAGGACATCACCGAACAGGTGAGGATGCAGGAAGAGATGCGGAAGAAGTCGGAATTTCTCGACAACATCCTGAAGAACAGCCCGGACGGGATCATCGGGAACGATCCCAAGGGGGACATCTTCCTCTTCAACGAGGGCGCGGAAAGGATTTTCGGATATACGGCCGCCGAGGCGATCGGGAAAATCAAAGCCTCCGCGCTCTACCCCCCCGGAGGCGCGAGGGAGGTCAAGGAGTTCATCTACGCCGATGGTTTCGGCGGCCGCGGCAGGCTCCAGGATTTCGAAACGAAGATCGTGACCAGCGCGGGAAAATCGACTCCCATCAGGCTTTCCTGCGAATTGCTCCATGAAGGCGGCCGGGAGATCGGGACGATCGGATTCTTCCACGACATTTCCGGTCGATTGGCGCTGCAGAACCACCTGGCGGAGTCGGAAGCGAAATTCCGGACCCTGTTCGAGACGGCCAGTGACGCGATTCTCAGCATCGACGAGGGTGGGTTCATTCTCATGGCGAACAGGGCGGCGAAAGACGTATTCGAGTACCCGGGTCAAGAGATCGCCGGATTGAACGTCCGCAGGCTGCTTGGATCGGGGCAGGAAGGCGCGTGGGAGGTTCTCGCCAGGTACGCCTCGCACACGGAGTCGGGGAAGTACGTGGAATCTACCGCCGAGTCGAGATCCGGCAAGAAGATCCCCTTCCACATCTCCGTTTCCGAAAACGTCAGCGGTGGAAAGAGAATCTATACCGCCATCATGCGGGATGTGACGCAGATCAAGGCGTACGAGGAGGATCT contains:
- a CDS encoding diguanylate cyclase, encoding MEKNSGFLSLVFDNICENIVVVGAENYEILHANHSFLESYDISLGKSREKHCYEVTHRNEKPCHESGEECPVRLAADTGRPSKCIHVHKNKEGESRTTRLSAYPIQESDGTVRRVVEISEDITEQVRMQEEMRKKSEFLDNILKNSPDGIIGNDPKGDIFLFNEGAERIFGYTAAEAIGKIKASALYPPGGAREVKEFIYADGFGGRGRLQDFETKIVTSAGKSTPIRLSCELLHEGGREIGTIGFFHDISGRLALQNHLAESEAKFRTLFETASDAILSIDEGGFILMANRAAKDVFEYPGQEIAGLNVRRLLGSGQEGAWEVLARYASHTESGKYVESTAESRSGKKIPFHISVSENVSGGKRIYTAIMRDVTQIKAYEEDLQILANTDSLTHLYNRRQLYPIMQKVLEHAIRKKVPFSVLLIDIDHFKKFNDTYGHAGGDLLLVGFADKMRSAIRQMDSAFRFGGEEFVVLLPETTGEDAMIPAERFRQMIAASRFPMPPDGRPVSVTISVGIAAYRSGDTLDDVIRHADLAMYAAKSGGRNRVADFDRLTRSESS